From Achromobacter spanius, a single genomic window includes:
- a CDS encoding glycerophosphodiester phosphodiesterase, with the protein MRASRLIAALLAAALPWSGASAACLGMQVHAHRGAPALPENSLASIRAAYAGAWDGVEIDMQRLKDGNWVLHHDLLTGRTVSGVGRKAVLQLSSDQWRDAKLTGAGGGAPPPFLNDALRVAAAQPAKTFNAELKVVYRDCAPVSKLVAGMKTALPHGNWMITSAFPEALRCVRGTDRQGYLGLIVFDPRHAESLGANPLGKYVSQRATAPKLTRQWLANLSATVGAPVGVHVDALTLSANPQLLRDAAAQSVRVFVYAVGGDAALAQQLRATKQREGYLPSGVIIDGDAQAFCRAVGG; encoded by the coding sequence ATGCGGGCTAGCCGTCTGATCGCCGCGCTGCTGGCCGCCGCGCTGCCGTGGTCCGGCGCCAGCGCCGCGTGCCTGGGCATGCAGGTGCACGCGCATCGCGGCGCGCCCGCGCTGCCGGAGAACTCCCTGGCCTCGATTCGCGCGGCCTATGCCGGCGCGTGGGATGGCGTCGAAATCGACATGCAGCGCCTGAAGGACGGCAACTGGGTGCTGCATCACGACCTGCTGACCGGCAGGACGGTAAGCGGCGTCGGGCGCAAGGCCGTGCTGCAACTGTCCAGCGACCAATGGCGCGATGCCAAGCTGACGGGCGCGGGCGGCGGAGCGCCCCCGCCGTTCCTTAATGATGCGCTGCGCGTCGCGGCCGCGCAGCCCGCCAAGACATTCAATGCGGAACTGAAGGTCGTCTACCGCGACTGCGCGCCCGTGTCCAAGCTGGTGGCCGGTATGAAGACCGCGCTGCCGCACGGCAACTGGATGATCACGTCCGCTTTCCCCGAGGCGCTGCGCTGCGTGCGCGGCACCGATCGGCAGGGCTATCTGGGGCTGATCGTGTTCGACCCGCGCCATGCGGAGTCGCTAGGAGCGAACCCGTTGGGCAAGTACGTATCGCAGCGCGCCACCGCGCCCAAGCTGACGCGCCAGTGGCTGGCCAATCTGTCCGCCACCGTCGGCGCGCCCGTGGGCGTACACGTGGACGCGCTGACGCTGTCGGCCAACCCCCAACTGCTGCGCGACGCCGCCGCGCAATCCGTGCGCGTCTTCGTGTACGCGGTCGGCGGCGATGCGGCGCTGGCGCAGCAGCTGCGCGCCACGAAACAGCGCGAAGGCTATCTGCCGTCCGGCGTCATCATCGACGGCGATGCGCAGGCGTTCTGCCGGGCCGTGGGCGGATAG
- a CDS encoding HpcH/HpaI aldolase family protein yields MTDPRFPLDGRLPDMLRSGKPLRGLFNGLPSPAIVEMCAYAGFDFIILDNEHGSADFGMTEHMLRAARATGIVPIVRCFEQDLPRILDMGASAVQVPMVESAEQARRLAGMIHYPPVGRRGSAFSTRAAGYGAFGGAGHTQRSNDGIGFIAMIETPEAIAAAGEIAAVDGVDAVFIGPNDLAHAMGHGSDWNAEPVQRAIEAGLRAIAAAGKCSGIIALTPQDEEKYGAMGARYFANVSTSIITRALAQAASAGREAKPPAY; encoded by the coding sequence ATGACCGATCCCCGTTTCCCGCTGGACGGCCGCCTGCCGGACATGCTGCGCAGTGGCAAGCCGCTGCGCGGCCTGTTCAACGGATTGCCCAGCCCGGCCATCGTCGAGATGTGCGCGTATGCCGGCTTTGATTTCATCATTCTGGACAACGAGCACGGCAGCGCGGACTTCGGCATGACCGAACACATGCTGCGTGCCGCGCGGGCCACGGGCATCGTGCCGATCGTGCGCTGCTTCGAGCAGGACTTGCCGCGCATCCTGGACATGGGCGCGAGCGCCGTGCAGGTGCCCATGGTCGAAAGCGCCGAGCAGGCGCGGCGCCTGGCCGGCATGATCCACTATCCGCCGGTGGGCCGCCGCGGCAGCGCGTTCAGCACGCGCGCCGCGGGTTACGGGGCCTTCGGCGGGGCGGGGCATACGCAGCGCAGCAACGACGGCATCGGCTTCATCGCCATGATCGAGACGCCCGAGGCCATCGCGGCGGCGGGCGAGATCGCGGCGGTGGACGGTGTGGATGCGGTGTTCATCGGCCCCAACGATCTGGCGCACGCGATGGGTCACGGCAGCGACTGGAATGCCGAACCCGTGCAACGCGCCATCGAGGCCGGGCTGCGCGCGATCGCAGCGGCGGGCAAGTGCTCAGGGATCATCGCGCTGACGCCGCAGGACGAGGAGAAGTACGGGGCAATGGGCGCGCGCTATTTTGCCAACGTGTCGACCAGCATCATCACCCGCGCGCTGGCGCAGGCCGCGTCTGCCGGACGCGAGGCCAAGCCGCCCGCCTATTGA
- a CDS encoding Bug family tripartite tricarboxylate transporter substrate binding protein, which yields MRSIFVRTLTAVAAIGLTAGMAHAQGGAPAWPAKNIRYIVPFSPGGVSDGVARLMAEQLSARLGQSVIVENKPGVSGIVGTQQVARAEPDGYTIVGGTITTHAVNPFFIKSLGYDPVKDFTPVGLVGMVSNALVVRADSPFNTVQQVIDAARADPDGLTYGTAGAGTSQHLSGQLFQSISDTRLRQIVYKGGSQSMVDLIGGQIDMVFETVAAARPMIDAKRVKVLGVTSAAPLADLPGVKPLAELGLPGFAMQSWQGIFAPAGTPAPVVERLGREIAAIVNTPDVRAKLLTLGVAPDGRGSAEFSKFQRSEIEKWGKVIKDAGIQAD from the coding sequence ATGCGCAGCATTTTTGTACGTACCCTGACCGCCGTCGCGGCGATCGGGCTGACCGCCGGCATGGCCCACGCCCAAGGCGGCGCGCCCGCCTGGCCGGCCAAGAACATCCGGTACATCGTGCCGTTCTCGCCGGGCGGCGTGTCAGATGGCGTGGCACGGTTGATGGCCGAGCAATTGAGCGCCCGTCTCGGGCAATCGGTCATCGTCGAGAACAAGCCCGGCGTGTCCGGCATAGTGGGCACGCAACAGGTGGCGCGCGCCGAGCCCGATGGCTACACCATCGTGGGCGGCACCATCACCACGCATGCCGTCAACCCGTTCTTCATCAAGTCGCTGGGCTATGACCCGGTCAAGGACTTCACGCCGGTCGGTTTGGTGGGCATGGTCAGCAACGCATTGGTGGTGCGCGCCGACAGCCCCTTCAATACGGTGCAGCAGGTGATCGACGCCGCGCGCGCCGACCCGGACGGGCTGACCTACGGCACGGCCGGCGCGGGCACGTCACAGCATCTGTCGGGACAGCTCTTCCAGTCGATTTCGGACACGCGGTTGCGCCAGATCGTCTACAAAGGCGGATCGCAGTCGATGGTGGATTTGATCGGTGGCCAGATCGACATGGTGTTTGAAACGGTCGCGGCCGCGCGTCCGATGATCGATGCCAAGCGGGTCAAGGTGCTGGGTGTCACGTCGGCAGCGCCGCTGGCGGATCTGCCGGGCGTCAAGCCGCTTGCCGAGCTGGGCCTGCCGGGCTTTGCGATGCAGTCGTGGCAGGGGATCTTCGCGCCGGCAGGTACGCCAGCGCCGGTGGTGGAGCGGCTGGGACGCGAGATTGCGGCCATCGTCAATACACCCGATGTGCGCGCCAAGCTGCTGACGCTGGGCGTGGCGCCCGACGGCCGCGGGTCGGCAGAATTCTCGAAGTTCCAACGCAGTGAAATCGAAAAATGGGGCAAGGTGATCAAGGACGCCGGCATTCAGGCCGACTGA
- a CDS encoding LacI family DNA-binding transcriptional regulator, whose amino-acid sequence MRTAPRAQDVADLAQVSQSAVSRTFTPGASVSEETRRKVLAAAQKLGYRPNALARSLITRRSRIVALVMSYLENQFYPLVIERLSQKLQKEGYHVLMFIAEVDEAADGVLAEILQYQVDGIVMASAMLSSNVARSCAEVGVPVVQFNRVSILGGLARHASSSVTSDNYAGGQLVARLLAARGYRRFGYLAGLEDSSTSIERERGYRDALRELGHDVACREVGHYDFDLAQAAVRKMFAGNAPDALFAGNDHMAIAALDVLRQELGVRVPEDVAVVGFDDVPQAAWGAYRLTTVRQQVEPMVDATVALLREQMQAELRPRDIVVPCGLVERATVRAGP is encoded by the coding sequence ATGAGGACCGCGCCTCGCGCGCAGGACGTGGCGGATCTGGCGCAGGTGTCGCAGTCCGCCGTCAGCCGCACGTTCACCCCCGGCGCCAGCGTGTCGGAAGAGACGCGGCGCAAGGTGCTGGCGGCCGCGCAGAAGCTGGGCTATCGGCCCAATGCACTGGCGCGCAGCCTGATTACCCGACGCAGCCGCATCGTGGCGCTGGTGATGAGCTATCTGGAAAACCAGTTCTACCCGCTGGTGATCGAGCGGCTGTCGCAGAAGCTGCAGAAAGAGGGCTACCACGTGCTGATGTTCATCGCCGAGGTGGACGAGGCGGCCGACGGCGTGCTGGCCGAGATCCTGCAATACCAGGTCGACGGCATCGTCATGGCGTCGGCCATGCTGTCGTCCAACGTTGCGCGCAGTTGCGCCGAGGTCGGCGTGCCCGTGGTGCAGTTCAATCGGGTGTCCATTCTGGGCGGGCTGGCGCGTCACGCCAGCAGCTCGGTCACGTCCGACAACTATGCGGGCGGCCAACTGGTGGCGCGCCTGTTGGCGGCACGCGGCTACCGGCGCTTTGGCTATCTGGCGGGGCTGGAGGATTCGTCCACCAGCATCGAACGCGAACGCGGTTACCGCGATGCGTTGCGGGAGCTCGGCCATGACGTCGCCTGCCGCGAAGTGGGCCATTACGACTTCGATCTGGCGCAGGCCGCGGTGCGCAAGATGTTTGCCGGCAATGCGCCGGACGCGCTGTTCGCTGGCAACGATCACATGGCGATTGCGGCGCTGGACGTGCTGCGTCAGGAGCTGGGCGTGCGCGTGCCCGAGGACGTGGCCGTCGTGGGCTTTGACGACGTGCCGCAGGCCGCGTGGGGTGCGTATCGCCTGACCACCGTGCGTCAGCAGGTCGAACCCATGGTGGACGCCACCGTTGCGCTGCTGCGCGAACAGATGCAGGCCGAGTTGCGGCCGCGCGACATCGTCGTGCCCTGCGGCCTGGTCGAACGCGCGACGGTCCGGGCGGGGCCCTGA
- a CDS encoding SDR family NAD(P)-dependent oxidoreductase, with the protein MIALPKGPDFRLDGRRALVTGGSGGIGLAAAAALGRAGAHVTVAARREAELAQVCEALRAEGIGCAPLVLDVTDSAAVDQAVARAEPFDILVNNAGMNRPKPLIEQSDEDIDAVLDLNVKAAFYTSRAVARRLLKEGRAGSIVNVSSQMGHVGSPRRTLYCASKHALEGMTRALAWELGAANIRVNTVCPTFIETPMTAGMLEQPGFRDWVCARNALGRVGRLDEVMGAIVFLASDASSLMTGSALMLDAGWTAA; encoded by the coding sequence ATGATTGCGCTGCCCAAAGGACCGGACTTCCGCCTGGACGGACGCCGCGCCCTGGTGACGGGCGGCAGCGGCGGCATCGGACTGGCGGCGGCGGCCGCACTGGGCCGCGCGGGCGCGCATGTCACGGTGGCGGCACGGCGCGAAGCTGAGCTTGCGCAAGTGTGCGAAGCCTTGCGGGCCGAGGGCATCGGCTGTGCGCCGCTGGTGCTGGATGTCACGGATTCCGCGGCCGTGGATCAGGCGGTCGCGCGCGCCGAGCCCTTTGACATCCTGGTCAACAACGCGGGCATGAATCGCCCCAAGCCGCTCATCGAGCAGTCCGACGAGGACATCGACGCCGTGTTGGACCTGAACGTGAAGGCAGCCTTCTACACCAGCCGGGCCGTGGCGCGCCGTCTGCTCAAGGAAGGCCGAGCCGGATCCATCGTGAATGTGTCGTCGCAGATGGGGCACGTGGGCAGTCCGCGGCGCACGCTATATTGCGCCAGCAAGCACGCGCTGGAAGGCATGACACGCGCGTTGGCGTGGGAGCTGGGCGCGGCCAACATCCGCGTGAACACCGTGTGCCCGACCTTCATCGAAACGCCCATGACGGCGGGCATGCTGGAGCAGCCGGGCTTTCGGGACTGGGTCTGCGCCCGCAATGCGCTGGGCCGCGTCGGCCGCCTGGACGAAGTGATGGGCGCGATCGTGTTCCTGGCCAGCGACGCGTCCAGCCTGATGACCGGCAGCGCGCTGATGCTGGATGCGGGATGGACCGCGGCATGA
- the hisD gene encoding histidinol dehydrogenase — MIRYLKRGRTAAVKTDDDAKVRATVEDIIRDIETRGDDAVRDYSRKFDNWDPADFRLSRAEIEAARKQLSAREIEDIAFAQSQVRNFAQIQRDSMRDVEVETYPGVVLGHKHVPMNAVGCYIPGGKYPLLASAHMSVLTAKVAGVKRIVSTAPPYQGKPHPAIVTAMDMAGADEILVLGGVQAVVAMAVGTPSVAPVDMLVGPGNMFVAEAKRQLYGRVGIDLFAGPTETLVIADDSVDGELCAVDLLGQAEHGPTSPAVLLTTSEQLARDTLAEVERQLSILPTAGIAAKAWADCGEVIVCDSDEEMLQVADDLAFEHVQVMTRDPDYFLNRMTNYGALFLGPRTNVSFGDKVIGTNHTLPTNRNARYTGGLWVGKFLKTCTYQRVLTDAASAAMGEYCSRLCHMENFAGHGEQANIRVRRYGDRPDLPWYRPVEAQA; from the coding sequence ATGATCCGATATCTGAAGCGCGGCCGGACCGCCGCCGTCAAGACCGACGACGACGCCAAGGTGCGCGCCACCGTCGAAGACATCATCCGCGACATCGAAACCCGTGGCGACGACGCCGTGCGCGATTACAGCCGCAAGTTCGACAACTGGGACCCGGCGGACTTCCGCCTGTCGCGCGCCGAGATCGAGGCGGCGCGCAAGCAGTTGTCGGCGCGCGAGATCGAGGACATTGCGTTTGCCCAGAGCCAGGTCCGCAACTTTGCGCAGATCCAGCGCGATTCGATGCGCGACGTCGAAGTGGAGACGTATCCGGGCGTGGTCCTGGGCCACAAGCACGTGCCGATGAATGCGGTGGGCTGCTACATCCCGGGCGGCAAGTATCCGCTGCTGGCCTCGGCGCACATGAGCGTCCTGACCGCCAAGGTGGCGGGCGTGAAGCGCATCGTGTCCACGGCGCCGCCGTATCAGGGCAAGCCGCATCCGGCCATCGTGACCGCCATGGACATGGCGGGCGCGGACGAGATCCTGGTGCTGGGCGGCGTGCAGGCCGTGGTGGCGATGGCGGTGGGCACGCCCAGCGTGGCGCCCGTGGACATGCTGGTCGGCCCGGGCAACATGTTCGTGGCCGAGGCCAAGCGGCAGCTGTACGGCCGGGTCGGCATCGACCTGTTCGCGGGGCCGACCGAGACGCTGGTGATCGCGGATGACAGCGTGGATGGCGAGCTGTGCGCCGTCGATCTGCTGGGCCAGGCCGAACACGGCCCCACGTCCCCCGCAGTGCTTCTGACCACCAGCGAACAACTGGCACGCGACACGCTGGCCGAAGTCGAGCGCCAGCTTTCGATCCTGCCGACGGCCGGCATCGCGGCCAAAGCGTGGGCCGATTGCGGCGAGGTCATCGTCTGCGACAGCGACGAGGAAATGCTGCAGGTGGCCGATGACCTGGCGTTCGAGCACGTGCAGGTGATGACGCGCGATCCTGATTACTTCCTGAACCGCATGACGAACTACGGCGCGCTGTTCCTGGGGCCGCGCACCAACGTCAGCTTTGGCGACAAGGTGATCGGCACCAACCACACGCTGCCGACGAACCGCAACGCGCGCTACACCGGTGGCCTGTGGGTGGGCAAGTTCCTGAAGACCTGCACCTATCAGCGCGTGCTGACGGACGCGGCCAGCGCGGCGATGGGCGAGTATTGCTCGCGCCTGTGCCACATGGAGAATTTTGCGGGCCATGGCGAACAGGCCAACATCCGCGTGCGCCGCTATGGCGATCGCCCCGACCTGCCGTGGTATCGGCCGGTGGAGGCCCAGGCATGA
- a CDS encoding MFS transporter, whose product MSHPESFNLKQIAVPAFGPSLLYGISNGAILPVIALTAREQGASFAAAGLIAALIGVGSLLSNIPSALITERFGEKRAMAGAALLSVAGLLLVIGVPHLWVLALAMLMQGCAQSVFQLARQSYMIEVVPLQYRARALSTLGGTTRIGTFIGPFAGAALIHFMGLDGAYWIAVCAMLGAGFIAIKAPEIEPSHAKAAGAPRVRIGEVARDHRGVYATLGIGVMLISALRASRQVVIPLWADHLGLDATTTSLVYGLVAAVDMSVFYPAGKVMDQRGRLWVALPCTLLMGLSLMAIPLTSGVTSFILVSLLLGFGNGIGSGIVMTLGADAAPPGARTQFLGIWRFMADLGASGGPVALSALTALLSLGGASFGVGTLGLVAAGVFWRWLPRRA is encoded by the coding sequence ATGTCGCATCCCGAATCGTTCAATCTGAAGCAGATCGCCGTGCCGGCGTTCGGCCCGTCGCTGCTTTACGGCATCAGCAACGGCGCCATTCTTCCCGTGATCGCGCTGACCGCGCGGGAACAAGGCGCATCATTCGCGGCCGCTGGCCTCATCGCCGCCCTCATCGGCGTCGGCTCGCTGCTCTCGAACATTCCGTCCGCACTCATCACCGAACGCTTTGGCGAGAAGCGCGCCATGGCCGGCGCCGCGCTGTTGAGCGTGGCCGGTCTGCTGCTCGTGATCGGCGTGCCGCATCTGTGGGTGCTGGCGCTGGCCATGCTGATGCAGGGCTGCGCGCAGTCGGTGTTCCAGCTGGCGCGCCAGAGCTACATGATCGAGGTCGTGCCGCTGCAGTACCGCGCACGCGCCCTGTCCACGCTGGGCGGGACGACGCGGATCGGCACCTTCATCGGCCCCTTCGCGGGTGCGGCGCTGATTCACTTCATGGGGCTGGACGGCGCGTACTGGATTGCCGTCTGCGCCATGCTCGGCGCGGGATTCATCGCCATCAAGGCGCCCGAAATCGAACCCTCGCACGCCAAGGCCGCCGGCGCGCCGCGCGTGCGCATCGGCGAAGTCGCGCGCGACCATCGGGGCGTGTACGCCACGCTGGGCATAGGCGTGATGCTGATCAGCGCGCTACGCGCGTCGCGCCAGGTGGTGATTCCGCTGTGGGCTGACCATCTTGGGCTGGACGCCACCACCACGTCGCTTGTCTACGGCCTGGTCGCGGCGGTCGACATGTCGGTGTTCTATCCCGCGGGCAAGGTCATGGACCAGCGCGGCCGGTTGTGGGTGGCGCTGCCGTGCACGCTGTTGATGGGCTTGAGCCTGATGGCCATCCCGCTGACAAGCGGCGTGACGAGCTTCATCCTGGTGTCGCTGCTGCTGGGCTTTGGCAACGGCATCGGGTCGGGCATCGTGATGACGCTGGGCGCCGACGCCGCGCCGCCCGGCGCGCGCACGCAGTTTCTGGGCATCTGGCGGTTCATGGCCGATCTGGGTGCAAGTGGCGGGCCGGTGGCGCTGTCGGCACTGACGGCACTGTTGTCGCTGGGCGGGGCATCGTTTGGCGTGGGGACGTTGGGCCTGGTCGCGGCCGGGGTGTTCTGGCGGTGGTTGCCGCGCCGGGCGTAG
- a CDS encoding succinate dehydrogenase/fumarate reductase iron-sulfur subunit, with amino-acid sequence MDTTHSTSQRQLTVRISRGTEEGKFSTYLVPWRDNQTVLDVVTEVQRTQEPSLSYRYACRVGVCGSCAMTVNGKPRWTCRTHVSRVEEAGVIVIEPLRNMPRIKDLVVDMREFFQKWARAGNTFVGTATRHDPPALVSPQSKQRKLADAAIECINCGVCYAACDVVSWDKDYLGPAALNRAWTLYNDERHADPKDVLHKATSGSGCNSCHTQGSCMKHCPVSLSPTGSIAGLKRSAIFSLLKGG; translated from the coding sequence ATGGACACGACGCATTCCACCAGCCAGAGACAACTTACGGTTCGCATCTCACGCGGCACGGAGGAAGGAAAGTTCTCCACCTATCTGGTCCCGTGGCGCGACAACCAGACCGTGCTGGACGTGGTGACGGAAGTCCAGCGAACGCAGGAGCCCAGCCTGTCGTACCGCTACGCCTGTCGCGTCGGCGTGTGCGGGTCCTGTGCGATGACCGTCAACGGCAAACCGCGCTGGACGTGCCGCACGCACGTGAGCCGCGTCGAAGAAGCCGGCGTCATCGTGATCGAACCCTTGCGCAACATGCCGCGGATCAAGGATCTGGTCGTGGACATGCGCGAGTTCTTCCAGAAGTGGGCGCGCGCCGGCAACACCTTTGTCGGCACCGCCACACGTCATGATCCGCCGGCGCTGGTGTCGCCCCAAAGCAAGCAACGCAAGCTCGCTGACGCGGCCATCGAATGCATCAACTGCGGCGTGTGCTACGCCGCCTGTGACGTGGTGTCGTGGGACAAGGACTACCTGGGCCCGGCGGCGCTGAATCGCGCTTGGACGCTCTATAACGACGAGCGGCACGCCGACCCCAAGGACGTCCTGCACAAGGCCACCTCCGGCAGCGGCTGCAACTCCTGTCACACGCAGGGCAGTTGCATGAAGCACTGTCCCGTCAGCCTGAGCCCAACCGGCAGCATCGCGGGGCTGAAACGCAGCGCCATCTTCAGCCTGCTCAAGGGAGGCTGA
- a CDS encoding succinate dehydrogenase, with translation MEARLFALQRLTAMVMAPFVLVHVGLVIYAVRGGLTAGEILSRTEGNWPWIVFYGLFVLSVSVHVPIGLRNILIEWLKLGRAAASGIGLMFGAALLVLGIRAVAAVGGLA, from the coding sequence ATGGAGGCCCGTCTGTTCGCACTCCAGCGCCTGACGGCAATGGTGATGGCCCCCTTCGTCCTGGTGCACGTCGGCCTCGTCATCTATGCCGTCCGCGGCGGCCTGACGGCCGGCGAAATCCTCTCGCGCACCGAGGGGAACTGGCCGTGGATCGTCTTCTACGGCCTGTTCGTCCTCAGCGTGTCGGTCCACGTTCCCATCGGCCTGCGCAACATCCTCATCGAGTGGCTGAAACTCGGCCGGGCGGCGGCGTCCGGCATTGGCCTGATGTTCGGCGCGGCGCTGCTCGTTCTGGGCATACGCGCGGTTGCTGCGGTGGGAGGGCTGGCGTGA
- a CDS encoding succinate dehydrogenase, with translation MKSARNHQAYWAFLGHRLSGLALALFLPVHFYVLAMALDQARLDAFLKLAELPWMKAGEWGLVLLLTLHMFFGLRLLALELLPWRSPRDARVAWIGWGFAISMATGLAFIAGVI, from the coding sequence ATGAAGTCCGCACGCAATCACCAGGCGTACTGGGCCTTCCTGGGACATCGGCTTTCCGGCCTGGCGCTGGCGCTGTTCCTTCCCGTCCACTTCTACGTGCTGGCCATGGCGCTGGACCAGGCCAGGCTTGACGCATTCCTGAAGCTGGCAGAGCTGCCGTGGATGAAAGCCGGCGAATGGGGGCTGGTCCTGCTTCTGACGCTGCATATGTTCTTCGGGCTGCGCCTGCTTGCGCTTGAACTCCTGCCCTGGCGCTCGCCGCGCGACGCGCGCGTCGCGTGGATCGGCTGGGGCTTTGCGATCTCGATGGCCACCGGACTGGCGTTCATCGCCGGAGTGATCTGA
- a CDS encoding L-aspartate oxidase, which produces MRIENHKTDILVLGTGGAGLFAALHAKKANPSLQVTVTVKGLLGKCGCTRMVQGGYNVALAAGDSVERHFMDTIEGGKWLPRQDLAWRLVEGAVERVRELENEIGCFFDRNPDGSLHSKAFAGQSFDRTVHKADLTGIEIINRLMEQVRALDVEELEEHRAIELIPAADGSGISGVLFIDMRAGTYRFIRAKAVLLATGAGPTMYRYHTPSGDKTCDGLAMALRYGLKLRDMEMVQFHPTGLLGGPDTRMTGTVLEEGLRGAGGYLLNGEGERFMTNYDKRGERATRDVVSRGIYAEMRAGRTGPMGGVYIQMSHLGPEKVAKTFPGMVNRCKDCGFDLAGGKVEVVPTAHYLMGGVEFNVDGSTASPGLYAAGEDCGGVHGANRLGGNGVANSTVFGGIAGDAMAAYVAKSGQWRDPDQRVIARGVERAEFPFSRRAGRIHELRDALSQTMWDDVGVLRNRDAMEHGLVSISDHRAALRDIGVADGDRRFNLTWHDWLNLESLVDISKVITVSALARENSRGAHFREDFSEPGDLHTSCYTRVGAHDGELQLEMVPVSFDIVKPGESLIEGEAGIPQS; this is translated from the coding sequence ATGCGTATTGAAAACCACAAGACGGACATTCTGGTGCTGGGTACCGGCGGCGCGGGCCTGTTTGCGGCGCTGCACGCGAAGAAGGCAAACCCGTCGCTGCAGGTGACAGTCACCGTCAAGGGCCTGCTTGGCAAGTGCGGCTGTACCCGCATGGTCCAGGGCGGCTACAACGTCGCGCTGGCCGCAGGCGACTCGGTCGAGCGCCACTTCATGGACACGATCGAGGGCGGCAAATGGCTGCCGCGCCAGGATCTGGCCTGGCGGCTGGTCGAAGGCGCGGTCGAACGGGTGCGAGAACTGGAAAACGAGATCGGCTGTTTCTTCGACCGCAATCCCGATGGATCGCTGCACTCCAAGGCGTTTGCCGGCCAGAGCTTTGACCGGACCGTGCACAAGGCGGACCTGACCGGCATCGAGATCATCAATCGGCTGATGGAGCAGGTTCGCGCGCTGGATGTGGAAGAACTTGAGGAGCACCGCGCCATCGAACTCATCCCGGCCGCCGACGGTTCGGGCATCTCGGGCGTGCTGTTCATCGACATGCGCGCGGGCACCTACCGGTTCATCCGGGCCAAGGCAGTTCTTTTGGCCACCGGCGCCGGCCCGACGATGTACCGCTACCACACGCCCTCCGGCGACAAGACCTGCGACGGCCTGGCCATGGCATTGCGATACGGCCTGAAGCTTCGGGACATGGAGATGGTCCAGTTTCATCCGACGGGTCTGTTGGGCGGCCCGGATACGCGGATGACCGGCACGGTGCTGGAAGAAGGCTTGCGCGGCGCCGGCGGTTACCTGCTCAACGGCGAAGGCGAACGCTTCATGACGAACTACGACAAGCGCGGCGAACGGGCCACGCGCGACGTGGTCAGCCGCGGGATCTACGCCGAAATGCGCGCGGGGCGCACGGGTCCGATGGGCGGCGTCTACATCCAGATGAGCCATCTGGGTCCGGAGAAAGTCGCCAAGACGTTTCCCGGCATGGTCAACCGCTGCAAGGACTGCGGCTTCGACCTGGCCGGCGGAAAGGTCGAAGTGGTGCCGACCGCGCATTACCTGATGGGCGGCGTCGAATTCAATGTGGACGGGTCCACCGCATCACCCGGCCTGTATGCCGCGGGCGAGGACTGCGGCGGCGTGCACGGCGCGAACCGCCTGGGCGGAAACGGCGTCGCCAATTCCACGGTGTTCGGCGGCATCGCGGGCGACGCGATGGCCGCCTATGTCGCCAAGTCGGGCCAATGGCGCGATCCGGACCAGCGGGTCATTGCGCGCGGTGTCGAACGCGCCGAGTTTCCGTTTTCGCGGCGTGCCGGACGCATCCACGAGCTGCGCGATGCGCTGTCGCAGACGATGTGGGATGACGTCGGCGTGCTGCGCAATCGGGACGCCATGGAACACGGCCTAGTCTCCATTTCGGACCATCGCGCGGCCTTGCGCGACATCGGCGTCGCGGACGGCGACCGGCGCTTCAACCTGACCTGGCACGACTGGCTCAACCTTGAAAGCCTGGTCGACATATCAAAGGTCATCACGGTGTCAGCACTCGCGCGCGAAAACAGCCGCGGCGCGCACTTTCGCGAAGACTTCTCCGAACCCGGCGACCTGCACACCAGCTGCTACACGCGCGTCGGCGCGCACGACGGCGAATTGCAGCTGGAGATGGTTCCGGTTTCCTTTGACATCGTCAAGCCGGGCGAATCGCTGATCGAAGGCGAAGCAGGCATTCCCCAAAGCTGA